One stretch of Cheilinus undulatus linkage group 5, ASM1832078v1, whole genome shotgun sequence DNA includes these proteins:
- the si:ch211-51h9.7 gene encoding uncharacterized protein si:ch211-51h9.7, whose product MSRRSLRGLINHLEGLMIRFIIVILLFNPAEACAAAAEDGGTSPGSLLLCRACGHELAHGTDIHFVPSRLALSGRNHTLLGGRRVNIQLFENPHGLQFEIITFRKAEVTHHWPADKHFSWFPGFSWTVATCPRCNTHLGWGFQPNDWPDTITKTRFDESEQTFLALITHRLLSEDFASSLLVTPKSFMS is encoded by the exons ATGTCCAGAAGGAGCCTGAGGGGGCTGATAAATCACCTGGAGGGGTTAATGATACGCTTTATTATCGTTATTCTGCTGTTTAACCCCGCTGAGGcatgtgctgctgctgccgaGGACGGAGGGACCAGCCCCGGGTCTCTGCTCCTGTGCCGGGCGTGTGGACATGAGCTAGCCCACGGTACCGACATCCACTTCGTCCCCAGCCGGCTGGCTCTCTCCGGCCGGAACCACACGCTGCTGGGGGGTCGAAGGGTTAACATCCAGCTGTTTGAAAACCCCCACGGACTCCAGTTTGAGATCATCACGTTCAGAAAGGCGGAAGTCACTCACCATTGGCCAGCGGATAAACACTTCTCCTGGTTCCCGGGCTTCTCGTGGACGGTGGCTACCTGTCCCAGGTGTAACACTCACTTAG GTTGGGGCTTCCAGCCGAACGACTGGCCAGACACGATCACAAAGACCAGATTTGATGAGTCTGAGCAGACCTTCCTGGCTTTAATCACACATCGTCTGTTGAGTGAAGACTTTGCCTCCAGTCTGCTCGTGACTCCCAAATCCTTCATGAGCTGA